Genomic DNA from Enterococcus saccharolyticus subsp. saccharolyticus:
GTTGAGTGCATTAGCCGTTTTTGGTCAGTGTTTGCCAGCATTAAGGAACCAGGAATTCTCAGCAGCGCTTCGTGAAAAACTGATGTACGTCTCACTCATTGGTGGTCTGGTTATTACTCAGACTGGCGTGACGAGCGTTCATGGTATGGGGTACTGTTACACGTATTATCAAGGAATTCCACATGGGCAAGCGAATGCCTTTTTACTACGCAGTTATTTGGCGTATGTAGATACTTATGAACACGATAAAATTCAGCAAGCGATGAAGGTAATGGGCTTCTCTGACACAGCGGTTTTCTTGGAACAGATTGACGCATTAGTCGGCAAACCTCGAAAATTGACAGCCGAAGAAATTGCACGTTACACAACACAAACAATGATTCAAACACGTAGTCTAGCAAATACTGCAGGTGAAGTGACAGAAGAGGTCGTTTCTGCCTTGTGGACAACGACGAATCTTGAATTAGATAGTTAAAAGGAGGAAACTGATGGTATCTTTATATGAACGTGCACAAAAAGTTATGTCGCCTGTAGCGAATCGAGCGACAACATTAGGTGTTTCAAAAGGCGAAGGTAGCTATGTTTTTACAGAAGATGGACGCAAAATTCTTGATTTTGCCAGTGGTGTAGCGGTCAATAATTTAGGACACAATCATCCTAAAGTGATTGCTGCGGCAAAAGCACAGATGGATCAATTGGTACATGGGGGGCATAATGTCGTTTATTATGAGAGCTACGTGGCACTCGCTGAAAAACTGGTGGCGATTTCCAAGGTTCCTTCCAAAGTTTATTTTAGCAACAGTGGTGCTGAAGCAAATGATGGCGCGCTGAAATTGGCAAAGTATGTCACAAAGCGACCGGCAATTATTTCTTTCAAAAATAGTTTTCATGGTCGGACAATTGGCGCGATGTCAATTACTGCGTCCAACGCCGCGTATCGCAAAAGATATGAAGGTATGATGCCCAGTGTCTACTTCGCAGAATTTCCACAGTTGTCTAAAAGTCCCTATCCAGTCATCGATGGAAAAACACCGCAACCGTACTTCGATCAATTTGATGAGTTATTTCGGTCAATGATTGATCCTTTTTCCGTTGCAGCAATTATTTTGGAACCCATCCAAGGTGAAGGCGGATACGTGGTTCCACCGAAAGATTTTGTCCACTTTTTACGACAATTGTGTGACCGTTATGGCATTTTACTGATTTTTGATGAAATTCAGACAGGGTTTGGCAGAACAGGATATATGTTTGCTTCGGAATACTTTGATGTCGAACCAGATATCCGAACGGTTGCTAAAGGAATTGCGAATGGTTTTCCTCTGAGCGCGATTTTGGCAAAAGAAGAACTGATGGATCAATGGGAATCAGGCGCACATGGTGGAACATTTGGTGGCAATCCAGTTGCTTGTGCCGCAGCTCTGGCGACAATTGAGGTATTAGAAGAAGAAGGCATCCACAATGCGCAAAAAATGGGTACCTATTTTATTGAAAAACTCTATGATTTACAAAAAAAATATCCTTTTATTGCGGAAGTCCGCGGGGTAGGTTTGATGTTAGCGGTGGAATTTTCCGATACAACGCAAAAAAGTTCGCAGGAAGTGTTACAAACAGTCATCCACCAATGTTTGTCAAACGACTTACTTTTACTTTCCTGTGGTCCTCATAAAAATACGGTTCGGTTCATTCCACCAACCACTGTATCTGTGGCAGAAATTGATGTTGCACTAGCTGTCTTTGAGAATGTGTTACGTGAACTATGATTGCCGCCCAGCTTGTCTTACAGCAGTTACTGATTATGGCGGTGTTTATCAGTATTAGCTGGTTTTTGACGAAACGGAAGATGTTGGATGTTGTTGGAGCCAAGCAGATGAGCACTATTTTGCTTTATGTGATTGTCCCAGCTTTGATTGTGTCTTCGTTTCAAAGAGAGTGGGCGATGAAGGAATTTTACGGCTTGCTGTTGGCTGGTTTTTTAGCAATAAGCTACCATGTTCTCGCTATCTTCATCAGTAAACGGTACCCTAAAAACTCTTATGAAAATACGATTCACGGACTAGCAATCGTCTACTCAAATTGCGGATTTATGGCGTTTCCTATTTTGCACACCTTGTATGGTTTGGATGGCATTTTTTACGGTGGCGTCTTTGTGGCTGTATTCAATCTTTTTTTATGGTCACATGGGATTCGGCATTTTCAGGACTGGAACAAAGATGCACTCAAAAAAATACTATTGAATCCGGGGATTGTTCCTGTCGTCATTGGGATGTTGCTATTTGTTTTTCAAATTTCATTGTCACACAACGTTACTCAGCTATTGTCCATGCTATCCGCAGTCAATACACCACTTGCGATGTTTGTCTTAGGCATTTATCTGGCACCGGTCAAACTGCGACCGTTACTTCGGGATAAGACGATTTGGCAAACAACGGGTTTTCGTTTGATTATACTACCATTCGTCTTTTTTCTACTGACAAAACCGATCGTCGCCTTTTTTATCAGCGAGGAATTGCAACAGATTGTGGAAATTATTGCGATATGTGGCGCTTGTCCGGTTGCCAGTTCGATTATTTTAATTCCAAGCTCGTTGGGAAAAGATGGGGAACTAGGCGCTAAGCTTGTGTTGTTTACAACGATGTGTTCCATTGTGACGATTCCGCTAGTCGTTTATTTGATTCAGTCTTTTTGATTGGACATAAGGATGAGACCAGAGAAACGCCCACCAGCTCAAATCATTTTTGAGTTGGTGGGCGTTTTAGGTTAGGAATCATTGTCAGTTTGCGTCATCCATCTGTTCAATCAATGTTTGATTGAAGTCATCAAATTTTTCATTATGAGAAGAAACCATGCCGTGGCCAAAACTTTCTGGGTCAAGGTATTGCTTGATTTGGTTCACACTGAGCGCCGCTTCTTGAAACGCCCCCGCTAACAAATAGACTTTCCCTTTTGAAAACTGAATATCACCGGCAGCAAAACAACCAGGAACATTAGTAATGGTTGGTTCTTCGCAAGCAAGATAAAAATCTTGTTCACGGTTAAATTCAAAGGCAAGTTTATCTAAAAAGGAGCTGTCACGATCATGTCCGTGTTGCACAAGGAGATGGTCAGCCGTTAAGGTAGTATGGTCGTCTAATAATAATTCCATCCGTTTGTCGGGACTTTGACGAATTGCTCGAATATCGCTAGCAAGAATAACTTTGCCACCATTTTCTTTAAATGAAGTGATCGATGCTTCATGCGCTTTTAGTTTGTCGCCACGATAGATAATCGAGACAGTATCAGTGAATTTCAAGCACTCATTTGCATAATCAACAGCACCGTCACCCCCACCAGAAACAATCATATGCGTATCTTTTAAAATCCGATAATCCGGAAAGGCATAGTAGACATGGTCTTGAACGGCTATATCAATAGGCACCGTTAATTTTTTCGGAGAAACAATGCCGCCACCAATCGCAAATAACACGGTACGACCAGGATGAATACGACCTTGTTCATCTTCCACATAAAAAATATTGTCTTCTTTGGTAATCTCGACAGCTTTTGAACTTGTGTAGAAGTTTGCTTGAAATGTTTGCGCTTGTTGGATGAGGTTGGTACGAACATCAATTCCACGTGTTGCCGGAAGAGCACCAACATCCCAAACGAATTTTTCTGGATAAAAATTGATTTTCCCGCCCAGTTCATCTTGTGCTTCCAGAACAGTTACGGTTAAATCGCGGAGACCGGCATAAAAGGCAGCATATAAGCCAGCAGGTCCGCCGCCAATAATTATCACATCAACTATTGCTTGTGTCATCGAATCCCTCTTTCTATTCTTTGCCATACATTTCGTCAATCAGTAATTCCATCCCAGCTAATGATTGGTACCCATAACCAAACATATAGTTATAATCTACGGAGTATACTTGCTTGTTTTTGATAGCTTTCATGCTTGATAATTTTTCATTGTTTAAAACAGCATCAACCATATCATTCTTTTTCGTACCGGCAGTTGTTGTTGTCCAGTCAGGAACGATTAAAACATCTGGATCAGTTTCAATTAATGTCTCTAAAGCAACATCCCCTTTTTCGTCACGTAACACATTATTTAAGCCAATCATATCAAACATTGAATTGAAGAAGCTTTCGCCATATGCTGGATAAATCGATACTTCATTTGGGTCCGTCATGAACAATATGACAAAGTCTTGTTCTTTACCAACTTCTTTGACACGGTCTTTTAGATGTTGTTCACGTTCTTTTAAGTCGGCTTTAAAGCTATCTGCTGCTGGTTTGACATCAAAAATTTTACCTAAATTGTCGATGTCATTATAGACAGATTCAAATGTTGCGTTTTGTGTAGATGTTTCTTGGACATAGGTAGGAATACCCATTTCGTTAATTGAATCAACAGTACCATTGCCCCATTCGGCGTTATCAAACAATCCACCACGACCAAAAATTAAGTCTGGGTCCACACTTAACGCCGTTTCTTTATTAATATACCCATCCGACAAATGATTCAACTCATCAAATTCTGCTTTAACATCAGGATCATCCATCCCAAAAACAGCGCCGACTCCAGCAATTTTATCTTTTAATCCTAAGTGTAACAACAATTCTGCAGCAGGACGAGTATTGGCTAACACACGTTCTGGCGCTTTATCAAAAGTTTGTTCTTTTTCGGTCCATTCGATGCCGCCTTCTGCTTTGGTAACGTTTTTAATTGTGACAGGATACTTGCTGTCAGTTGAATTTGTGCTATCTGTTGTATTGTTTGTATTTCCACAGCCGCTTAATGTGAAGAGAAAGGCTGTTGCTAAAAAAGTGATTGTTTTTTTCATGTAAGTTCTACCTATTCTAAATATAATAATGAAATGCTAAATGTTCTGTAATGGGGTTGCGGTAAACGACACAACGAATACCATACAATTCTTCAATTAATGTTTCGGTAAAAATTTCTTCGGGCGTACCTGCTGCAATAATTTCGCCATTTTTCATAGCAAAGACATAGTCACAATACGCAGCGGCTAAATCTAAATCATGCAAAGCGGCTAATACGCCAATATTGAGATTTTTGACACTTTCCATTAATTCTAACTGATAACGAATGTCTAAATGATTCGTTGGTTCATCTAAAATTAAAAATTCTGGTTGTTGTGTCAATGCACGAGCTAAAACGACGCGTTGCTTTTCACCACCAGAAAGAGAAAGGAAGCTTTCATCACGGTAATCGGTCAAGCCCATTTCTCGTAAGGCTTTTTCAACGATATCAAAATCTTCTTGTGTATCTGTTTCTAACAAACGCTTGTGTGGTGTGCGTCCTAGCAACACCATTTGAAAGACACTAAAATCAAAACTTAATTCATTGAATTGTCCGACAACACTCAATTTTTGTGCCACTTTTTTTGCTGGGGTATGCAACAAATCCATGTCGTTATAAACGATATTTCCTGTTGTTGGGACGAGTCCTTTATAAATCGTTTTTAACAACGTTGATTTTCCGCTACCATTTGCACCAATAATGCCAACAAATTGATTGGTTTCCATAGAAAGAGAGAGTTGTTGGATAATATCTTTTTTTCCTAATTTGACTGACAAATTTTGTATTTCTAACATCTCTAACCTCCGAAACGATATTCTTTTTTTAGAATAATATAGATAAAAATTGGTGCACCGATAATTGCTGTTAAGATACCGATTGGTAAGTCGGTATTTGGTAACAAGACACGAGACAATAAGTCTGTCCAAACTAAAAACAATGCGCCAACAAAACCAGACATAGGTAATAATTTTTTATGATCTGAACCATACACACCACGAACAATATGAGGAATAATTAAACCAACAAAGCCAATCATGCCAGAGTTTGCCACAATTAAACCTGTTAATAACGAAGCAATGACCATATAAAGTTTACGGTAAGTACCTAGGGGAATTCCTAGCGTGACGGCAGCTTCATCACCTAAAAGCATGGTATTTAACACCCGAAATTGAAAAGAAAAGAACACACTAACCAATAGTGTGATAACAGCTAGTAAGGGTAATTTTCCCCAACTTGCCGAAGCTAAACTTCCCATTGACCAAAAAGTGACAGTTTTCATTCCTTCAGCATTATTTGCTAAAAAAACAATTAAACTTGAAATTGAACCAAAGATTGAGTTAATGACGGTTCCTGATAAAACGAGCTTAATCGAGGTCATTTTGCCACCGATACTAGAAAGTAAGAGGACAAAAAAAGTTGCTAGCAACGCACCTAAAAAAGCACTGAACGATAAACTGATTTGGGAAAAAATACTAGCGGTCCCAAAACCGACCATAATTGCGAATGTCGCTCCCAGCGAAGCCCCCGATGAAATGCCTAAGATGTAAGGATCTGCAAGGGGATTTTGCACGACTGCTTGCATGACGGTTCCGCTGATGGCTAATCCACAACCAATAAAAATTGCTGCCAACACACGCGGTGTCCGAACAAACCAAATAATATTGATGACGGATTGATTGACATTATCAAGCGAGCCGAGTGCACCATGGGTGGTTTTATATAAAAGAATTTGCCAAATATCTGTAAACGAAATATCTGCTTGGCCATTTCCTAGCGAAAACAAAATGGAAAAAATGAAAAGCGCGACAAATCCCAAGGTAATCATTAATTGTGTGTTGCGTGGGAGTGTAGGTTTATTGATTGTTTTTGCTAATTGCAAAGGGTCACCTTCTGTT
This window encodes:
- a CDS encoding aspartate aminotransferase family protein → MVSLYERAQKVMSPVANRATTLGVSKGEGSYVFTEDGRKILDFASGVAVNNLGHNHPKVIAAAKAQMDQLVHGGHNVVYYESYVALAEKLVAISKVPSKVYFSNSGAEANDGALKLAKYVTKRPAIISFKNSFHGRTIGAMSITASNAAYRKRYEGMMPSVYFAEFPQLSKSPYPVIDGKTPQPYFDQFDELFRSMIDPFSVAAIILEPIQGEGGYVVPPKDFVHFLRQLCDRYGILLIFDEIQTGFGRTGYMFASEYFDVEPDIRTVAKGIANGFPLSAILAKEELMDQWESGAHGGTFGGNPVACAAALATIEVLEEEGIHNAQKMGTYFIEKLYDLQKKYPFIAEVRGVGLMLAVEFSDTTQKSSQEVLQTVIHQCLSNDLLLLSCGPHKNTVRFIPPTTVSVAEIDVALAVFENVLREL
- a CDS encoding AEC family transporter, coding for MIAAQLVLQQLLIMAVFISISWFLTKRKMLDVVGAKQMSTILLYVIVPALIVSSFQREWAMKEFYGLLLAGFLAISYHVLAIFISKRYPKNSYENTIHGLAIVYSNCGFMAFPILHTLYGLDGIFYGGVFVAVFNLFLWSHGIRHFQDWNKDALKKILLNPGIVPVVIGMLLFVFQISLSHNVTQLLSMLSAVNTPLAMFVLGIYLAPVKLRPLLRDKTIWQTTGFRLIILPFVFFLLTKPIVAFFISEELQQIVEIIAICGACPVASSIILIPSSLGKDGELGAKLVLFTTMCSIVTIPLVVYLIQSF
- a CDS encoding NAD(P)/FAD-dependent oxidoreductase; this translates as MTQAIVDVIIIGGGPAGLYAAFYAGLRDLTVTVLEAQDELGGKINFYPEKFVWDVGALPATRGIDVRTNLIQQAQTFQANFYTSSKAVEITKEDNIFYVEDEQGRIHPGRTVLFAIGGGIVSPKKLTVPIDIAVQDHVYYAFPDYRILKDTHMIVSGGGDGAVDYANECLKFTDTVSIIYRGDKLKAHEASITSFKENGGKVILASDIRAIRQSPDKRMELLLDDHTTLTADHLLVQHGHDRDSSFLDKLAFEFNREQDFYLACEEPTITNVPGCFAAGDIQFSKGKVYLLAGAFQEAALSVNQIKQYLDPESFGHGMVSSHNEKFDDFNQTLIEQMDDAN
- a CDS encoding ABC transporter substrate-binding protein — translated: MKKTITFLATAFLFTLSGCGNTNNTTDSTNSTDSKYPVTIKNVTKAEGGIEWTEKEQTFDKAPERVLANTRPAAELLLHLGLKDKIAGVGAVFGMDDPDVKAEFDELNHLSDGYINKETALSVDPDLIFGRGGLFDNAEWGNGTVDSINEMGIPTYVQETSTQNATFESVYNDIDNLGKIFDVKPAADSFKADLKEREQHLKDRVKEVGKEQDFVILFMTDPNEVSIYPAYGESFFNSMFDMIGLNNVLRDEKGDVALETLIETDPDVLIVPDWTTTTAGTKKNDMVDAVLNNEKLSSMKAIKNKQVYSVDYNYMFGYGYQSLAGMELLIDEMYGKE
- a CDS encoding ABC transporter ATP-binding protein; translated protein: MLEIQNLSVKLGKKDIIQQLSLSMETNQFVGIIGANGSGKSTLLKTIYKGLVPTTGNIVYNDMDLLHTPAKKVAQKLSVVGQFNELSFDFSVFQMVLLGRTPHKRLLETDTQEDFDIVEKALREMGLTDYRDESFLSLSGGEKQRVVLARALTQQPEFLILDEPTNHLDIRYQLELMESVKNLNIGVLAALHDLDLAAAYCDYVFAMKNGEIIAAGTPEEIFTETLIEELYGIRCVVYRNPITEHLAFHYYI
- a CDS encoding FecCD family ABC transporter permease, giving the protein MQLAKTINKPTLPRNTQLMITLGFVALFIFSILFSLGNGQADISFTDIWQILLYKTTHGALGSLDNVNQSVINIIWFVRTPRVLAAIFIGCGLAISGTVMQAVVQNPLADPYILGISSGASLGATFAIMVGFGTASIFSQISLSFSAFLGALLATFFVLLLSSIGGKMTSIKLVLSGTVINSIFGSISSLIVFLANNAEGMKTVTFWSMGSLASASWGKLPLLAVITLLVSVFFSFQFRVLNTMLLGDEAAVTLGIPLGTYRKLYMVIASLLTGLIVANSGMIGFVGLIIPHIVRGVYGSDHKKLLPMSGFVGALFLVWTDLLSRVLLPNTDLPIGILTAIIGAPIFIYIILKKEYRFGG